The Treponema phagedenis DNA segment ATCATAGCGCTCTGCTAAACCGATTTTCGTTTTTTAAGCGCGAGGGTAGCTTAGAATTTTACCGATAAGCCTAACTTTGCATTAAAGCTGTTGGTAAACACATCGCTTACTTTCACTTTTTCGTTTTTGTCGGGCTTTATTTCTATCTCTCCCCATGAAATTTTTTTGCTATTTGCAAGGGTTAGGAAATATATAGTATCTGCAAGCCCCGCATAAATACCGACATTTTTTGTGAAATAGTAATGTGCAAGAATATTCGCACCGAGTCCCATCATGGCATTGGTATTGGTATACTTAACTTGTCCGAAGTCCAGTTTACCAATTTTACCAAAATTAAGAGCTCGTTCAGTTCTTACAACATTCACACCCAGTCCGCCGCCTACATAAAGGTTAAAAGGTGAGGTATTAAAAAAATTATAACCGGCACCTATTTGACCGTCCATAATAAAGGCACCTTTTTCTAATATTCGCTTTTTGTTTTCTTCTTCAAATGCACTTTCCCAAGTTTTTGTAGGAAATGCAAACTGCACAAACCCATAGACAATGTTTCCGTGAATATCAACAGCAAAAGCGGGCGCGTTCATTTTAACGCTGCTGCCGGCATTTATTTTTTCTTTTAAGGCTTTACCTGCTTCTGAGAGAGTCTCGCCAGCTGCTTCCCAATTGGTTTCACCCTTTTCTTTGGCACGCGAATACACATTGGTAAAAGCCGGTCCAACAGAAATTGAAACTTCCGCAGCAAGCAAACTTGCGCAAAAAAGCGCACTTGTAATTAATAAAATCTTTTTCATCGAAGAACCTCCTTAGT contains these protein-coding regions:
- a CDS encoding DUF2715 domain-containing protein, which gives rise to MKKILLITSALFCASLLAAEVSISVGPAFTNVYSRAKEKGETNWEAAGETLSEAGKALKEKINAGSSVKMNAPAFAVDIHGNIVYGFVQFAFPTKTWESAFEEENKKRILEKGAFIMDGQIGAGYNFFNTSPFNLYVGGGLGVNVVRTERALNFGKIGKLDFGQVKYTNTNAMMGLGANILAHYYFTKNVGIYAGLADTIYFLTLANSKKISWGEIEIKPDKNEKVKVSDVFTNSFNAKLGLSVKF